From the genome of Hyperolius riggenbachi isolate aHypRig1 chromosome 9, aHypRig1.pri, whole genome shotgun sequence, one region includes:
- the MLLT11 gene encoding protein AF1q codes for MLDTLNSQYDSFLFWKLPIPELDLSELECLGLMDTIKPTKDKLQEEGDPLAQYSAFNFWREPIASIDTFEFDLL; via the coding sequence ATGTTGGACACTCTTAACAGCCAATATGACTCCTTTCTCTTCTGGAAGCTCCCTATCCCAGAGCTTGATCTCTCTGAGCTTGAGTGCCTGGGCCTCATGGACACCATCAAACCCACCAAGGAcaagctgcaggaggagggggacccTCTAGCCCAATATAGCGCCTTCAACTTCTGGCGAGAACCCATTGCTAGCATCGACACATTTGAGTTTGACTTGCTCTGA